One genomic segment of Cryptococcus neoformans var. neoformans JEC21 chromosome 8 sequence includes these proteins:
- a CDS encoding myo-inositol transporter, putative has product MSATHIEDRDNSFLENKAIDHTEEVENVKGSQEPSNLSGFGGHLIDENLVRVEGEDKVTWYLCFLVAASAIAGFLFGYDTGVVGVALPLVGTDLGGSALNSSQQEIITAGTTIGAIFGSAILGGWGDRLGRKMAILISDVFFTLGAVIIACSYSVPQIIVGRIVLGVGVGGASVIAPLFIAETAPTAVRGRCIGINAFFIPFGQVVADAIGAGVQNLHNGWRLLFALGVVPSVLQLLLFHYLPESPRILILRGDTDGARTVFQHIYPTATPEMIDYKFRVAQEYVTATTALQSDTTFWERVKKVWKTGSYRRSITCVSVIQAACQLSGFNTLLYYAGTLFGLLGLSNPALGGLIPASTNAVFVLIGMSLVDKVGRRGLMLFGVPIMLLGLVWNIVAFYYMCKPTGGFLDTSYSYDTTNVSVVIGGIVLFVLGYGLSYSHIAWYQAEYLALEVRSMGCGVATTANWIANLVVSVSYLSELETMTPSGTYGFYLGLSVIGFVFVVFCFPEAKELSIDETSILFENDWGVKRSIQMRKERRETQKRFHDAELAEAATAHIEARQQKSTSVSPAELSKFMAGLKGGKRKPSVSV; this is encoded by the exons ATGAGTGCAACTCACATTGAGGATCGTGATAATAGCTTTCTGGAAAACAAGGCTATTGATCACACTGAGGAAGTTGAAAATGTTAAAGGCTCTCAAGAACCGTCTAATCTCTCTGGCTTTGGTGGTCATTTGATA GATGAAAATCTTGTGCGTgtagaaggtgaagatAAAGTAACATGGTATCTTTGCTTTTTAGTTGCTGCC TCGGCAATCGCTGGCTTCCTATTCGGCTATGACACTGGTGTCGTTGGTGTCGCATTGCCTTTGGTGGGAACCGACCTCGGTGGCAGCGCACTCAACTCTTCACAGCAAGAAATTATCACTGCAGGTACCACCATCGGGGCTATCTTTGGTTCTGCTATCCTTGGTGGATGGGGTGATCGCCTTGGACGAAAGATGGCAATCTTGATTTCTGACGTCTT CTTTACCCTCGGTGCCGTGATCATTGCATGCAGTTACTCTGTCCCGCAAATCATTGTCGGTCGAATTGTCCTTGGTGTTGGAGTCGGTGGCGCATCTGTCATTGCTCCTCTTTTCATCGCTGAGACAGCGCCTACCGCTGTGCGTGGTCGATGTATTGGTATCAA TGCCTTCTTTATTCCCTTCGGTCAGGTGGTCGCCGACGCAATCGGTGCAGGTGTACAGAACCTGCATAATGGGTGGCGATTACTTT TTGCTTTGGGCGTTGTCCCTTCCGTTCTTCAActgcttctcttccactATCTTCCTGAGTCACCACGAATCCTTATCCTCAGGGGGGATACCGACGGTGCTCGTACCGTCTTCCAGCATATCTACCCTACTGCTACTCCTGAAATGATCGACTACAAGTTCCGCGTCGCTCAAGAGTACGTCACTGCCACAACCGCGCTTCAGTCTGATACCACTTTCTGGGAAAGAGTGAAGAAAGTATGGAAGACTGGATCTTACCGGCGATCTATCACTTGTGTCAGTGTTATTCAAGCCGCCTGTCAACTCTCTGGTTTCAACACCCTTCTCTATTATGCAGGCACTCTCTTCGGTCTCCTTGGTCTGTCTAATCCAGCCTTGGGTGGTCTTATCCCTGCCAGTACCAACGCCGTTTTTGTATTAATTGGAATGTCTCTTGTTGACAAAGTCGGAAGACGAGGGTTAATGTTATTTGGTGTGCCAATAATG cttcttggtCTTGTGTGGAACATCGTTGCTTTCTATT ACATGTGCAAGCCGACAGGCGGATTCCTCGACACTTCTTACTCCTATGACACGACAAACGTCAGTGTTGTTATTGGTGGTATCGTCTTGTTCGTCCTCGGTTACGGTCTCAGCTACAGTCATATCGCTTGGTACCAGGCTGAATATTTGGCCCTCGAAGTACGGTCCATGGGTTGTGGTGTCGCCACCACTGCCAATTGGATTGCCAACCTCGTTGTCTCCGTCTCCTATCTTTCGGAGCTCGAAACTATGACACCCTCTGGTACCTACGGTTTCTATCTCGGTCTCAGTGTGATCGGCTTTGTGTTCGTCGTGTTCTGCTTCCCAGAAGCCA AAGAACTGTCCATCGACGAGACGTCCATTTTATTTGAGAACGACTGGGGAGTTAAGCGATCTATTCAGATGCGCAAAGAGCGACGTGAGACTCAAAAACGATTCCATGATGCCGAACTCGCCGAAGCTGCCACAGCTCACATTGAAGCTCGTCAGCAAAAGTCGACTTCGGTCAGTCCTGCCGAGCTCTCCAAATTTATGGCGGGTTTGAAGGGTGGCAAAAGAAAACCTTCTGTCTCGGTTTAA
- a CDS encoding branched-chain-amino-acid transaminase, putative, translating into MSQALLASNLELTRLPADFTPAPGKESHGRYMLTVPWSRHTGWGTPKIGPRKDLAFDPLAGVLQYAVTCFEGMKCYKSEQGDLRLFRPEMNFDRLKRSGARLGLPHDWDNIELLSLFSSLLSLETPIVPSTDGSSLYIRPTLLETSQSFGIKEDALADEALLYVVTSLNLGLGLYGSSEREGKGLKLDACKEFIRAWPGGTGSFKLGANYGTVNISKKKGYAMSLWLHGKEDYISEAGAMNMWIIKQASDGYLEFTTMSLDNGIVLPGVTRQSIIELVEDHASGKKAFPFAEGDVEMPKKIRIVERDISMGEILEGLKDGSLKGMFGCGTGVVVVSIGGITYRNQDYTIPFNPLVKLLRDTMTGIQRGRIDEGRGWSYKIEGSA; encoded by the exons ATGTCCCAGGCTCTTCTTGCATCCAATCTTGAACTGACACGCCTCCCCGCCGATTTCACTCCAGCCCCGGGCAAAGAATCACACGGTCGATACATGCTCACCGTTCCCTGGTCCCGCCACACCGGATGGGGTACACCCAAAATTGGGCCTAGGAAGGATTTGGCGTTTGATCCTCTGGCAGGCGTTTTGCAGTACGCTGTGACTTGTTTCGaagggatgaag TGCTATAAATCTGAGCAAGGCGATTTGAGATTGTTCAGGCCTGAGATGAACTTTGACAGACTCAAGCGTTCTGGTGCCCGTCTCGGTCTTCCT CATGACTGGGATAACATCGAgctcctttccctcttctcctccctcctttccctcgAGACCCCTATCGTACCCTCCACCGACGGTTCATCTCTATACATCCGCCCCACGTTGCTCGAAACTTCCCAATCATTCGGTATCAAAGAAGACGCTCTCGCGGATGAGGCTTTGTTGTACGTAGTGACATCTTTGAATCTGGGTCTGGGGCTTTATGGGAGTagtgaaagagaaggaaagggattGAAGCTGGATGCCTGTAAGGAGTTTATCAGGGCTTGGCCTGGCGGGACGGGTAGTTTCAAGCTTGGGGCGAACTATG GCACAGTAAACATCTctaagaagaagggatacGCTATGTCCCTCTGGTTGCACGGCAAGGAAGATTACATCTCCGAAGCGGGCGCTATGAACATGTGGATTATTAAGCAGGCTTCTGATGGCT ACCTCGAATTCACAACCATGTCCCTTGATAACGGTATCGTCCTACCTGGCGTCACCCGTCAATCCATTATTGAGCTCGTTGAAGACCATGCTTCCGGAAAAAAGGCTTTCCCATTCGCGGAAGGGGACGTGGAGATGCCGAAAAAGATCAGGATAGTGGAGAGGGATATTAGTATGGGGGAGATTTTGGAGGGATTGAAGGATGGTAGTTTGAAAGG GATGTTCGGCTGCGGTACCGGCGTCGTCGTCGTATCCATCGGCGGGATCACCTATCGAAACCAAGATTACACCATCCCTTTCAACCCGCTCGTCAAGTTATTGAGGGATACGATGACGGGTATTCAGAGGGGCAGGATTGATGAGGGCAGAGGATGGAGTTATAAAATTGAGGGGAGCGCTTAA
- a CDS encoding cell wall integrity protein scw1, putative, with the protein MAAPPESLQSLPSPTPSSSSQAHSHFGSLHLQTPQTSSTPSTNSHPSPNPLNERDAQANSASTTTAVQPAAYLPSVSSSPPPNPPPYIPPPQHAMPPDPIHSMPSAAGYGQPAMSWANAPPGPNGWRNGGGVAGGSFAGYRGGIPNGRHLPTNPDYPARFGARPGSAHGESRDRRRERRDRDRDDERELEEEVISTIFVVGFPDDMSEREFQNIFTFAPGFEAATLKFPSGSRREPTAALLAELTQLAAHQNAQGGEYSEYPLGNINLEEAISSLSLTTASTSQSTTPSAPMSLTPSVSSNPMLAPGPNPAIPPSSARRQTIGFARFKTRSDALTAKDHLQGKKIDPLTGSVLKAEMAKKNLHTKKTTSGEEIMGFLLRSGRLGLVPGAGHTTGPVSVSGTSGGNGAMGSVRDAWESWPNSSSGPGSDKDARLNVDEKATANMSSQLNTSTNLTPSSASAPTSTSAPGVSTSTSPPLRQTDSKALLALAEEADELEGWSVNGALGMGMTMGPPYEGYSSVSAPSQGQAPGQGQGQRRLGSQSGPAGAAYGRHGHGHGPEYGTNATGTTLSGEHMDGAHVGGIGLAGGRIMGANPADQNPPINTLYVGNLPAVSPPTHPPGFLEESLRALFSRCPGFKRMSYRQKINGPMCFVEFEEVIYASQAIKELYGHNLGGLVKGGIRLSYSKNSLGQRGNNHPSQINTNVFGGIAHNVALAGMSMTSPTTQQHPLPNGAVGYGLPGSLGEGSASLGMGDLRRESGPGTATANGISTGTSLSPTAQPFNISLPPTSPRSRYFASPPLSTSNPHKLSPTESASVSASASASASTSVSAGSSLNSNTTNGLSTTGLPTPGGAGVGVPIPSSSSRSSTSARSTASAFQPFGQPSTSISTSVNTNTSSGFSPVSSPIRTPASFSWLSSSAGTGGGVGYGYEFGGSVPLGSLNGAASAWGQSAERRD; encoded by the exons ATGGCAGCTCCGCCCGAGTCACTTCAATCGCTTCCGTCCCCGACGccgtcctcatcttcacaAGCTCATTCTCACTTTGGctcccttcatcttcaaacaCCACAAACATCTTCCACCCCCAGTACCAATTCTCATCCATCGCCCAACCCGCTGAATGAACGTGACGCTCAAGCAAACTCTGCAAGCACAACAACCGCTGTCCAGCCTGCCGCTTACCTCCCTTCagtctcatcttccccgcCCCCGAATCCACCGCCTTACATCCCCCCACCTCAACACGCCATGCCACCTGATCCAATTCACTCAATGCCTTCAGCAGCAGGTTACGGACAACCGGCAATGTCTTGGGCGAATGCGCCTCCGGGACCGAATGGTTGGAGAAATGGAGGGGGCGTAGCTGGTGGATCGTTTGCAGGATACAGAGGCGGAATCCCGAACGGGAGGCATTTGCCTACGAATCCAGACTACCCCGCGAGGTTTGGCGCAAGGCCTGGTTCGGCACATGGAGAGAGCAGAgacagaaggagagaaaggagagataGAGATAGAGACGACGAGAGGgaattggaagaggaggtgatTAGTACGATTTTCGTAGTTGGCTTCCCGGATGACATGTCT GAACGGGAATTCCAAAATATTTTCACATTCGCACCTGGATTTGAGGCTGCAACACTCAAGTTCCCCTCTGGCTCTCGACGTGAACCGACTGCCGCTCTCCTTGCCGAATTAACCCAATTAGCTGCTCACCAGAACGCTCAAGGAGGGGAATATTCAGAGTATCCCCTAGGTAACATCAACCTCGAAGAAGCCATTTCCTCCTTATCTCTAACCACCGCATCTACCTCTCAATCTACCACTCCTTCAGCGCCCATGTCACTCACCCCTTCTGTCTCCTCCAATCCCATGCTGGCCCCTGGTCCTAATCCAGCTAtccctccatcttccgctCGGCGCCAAACTATTGGTTTTGCTCGATTCAAAACCCGTAGCGACGCGCTCACCGCAAAGGACCATCTCCAAGGCAAAAAGATTGATCCTTTGACGGGCTCAGTGTTGAAAGCAGAGATGGCTAAGAAGAATCTACACACTAAGAAGACGACGTCCGGTGAGGAGATTATGGGTTTTTTACTAAGATCTGGAAGGCTCGGGTTAGTCCCTGGTGCGGGTCACACTACTGGTCCTGTTTCTGTCAGCGGGACTTCAGGAGGTAATGGAGCGATGGGCTCTGTAAGGGATGCGTGGGAATCGTGGCCAAACTCCAGCTCGGGCCCGGGATCTGATAAGGACGCGCGCCTAAATGTGGACGAGAAGGCCACTGCCAACATGTCTTCTCAATTAAATACCAGTACCAATCTTACGCCATCTTCCGCCTCCGCCCCTACATCTACCTCGGCTCCCGGTGTATCAACCTCGACATCCCCGCCTCTCAGGCAGACCGACTCGAAAGCCCTTTTGGCACTagcggaagaagcagatgaGCTTGAAGGGTGGAGTGTAAACGGCGCGCTTGGGATGGGTATGACTATGGGTCCTCCATACGAAGGGTATTCCTCTGTCTCCGCTCCTAGTCAAGGCCAAGCTCCAGGGCAGGGTCAAGGTCAAAGAAGATTAGGGAGCCAGTCTGGACCGGCAGGTGCTGCGTATGGGAGACATGGACATGGGCACGGGCCGGAGTACGGGACGAATGCGACGGGGACGACCCTTTCCGGAGAGCACATGGATGGTGCGCACGTAGGTGGGATAGGATTGGCTGGAGGCAGAATTATGGGTGCCAATCCCGCTGATCAAAATCCACCT ATCAACACTCTCTATGTCGGTAACCTTCCCGCAGTCTCACCGCCTACTCATCCGCCAGGCTTCCTCGAAGAATCTCTCCGAGCATTATTCAGTCGATGTCCGGGTTTCAAACGGATGTCGTATAGGCAAAAAATCAATGGCCCAATGTGCTTTGTTGAGTTTGAAGAGGTGATATACGCTAGTCAAGCGATCAAGGAATTGTACGGGCATAATCTT GGCGGACTTGTCAAAGGAGGTATCCGACTTTCGTACTCCAAGAACTCTCTCGGCCAACGAGGTAACAACCACCCGTCTCAAATAAACACCAATGTCTTTGGCGGCATCGCACATAACGTTGCTTTGGCTGGAATGTCCATGACTTCGCCTACCACTCAGCAGCATCCATTACCAAATGGTGCTGTGGGATACGGGCTTCCGGGTAGtttgggagaagggagCGCGTCGTTAGGTATGGGCGATTTGAGGAGGGAATCAGGACCAGGGACAGCCACGGCCAATGGGATTTCTACCGGTACTTCGCTCTCACCAACAGCTCAACCATTCAACATATCGCTCCCACCCACTTCTCCCCGATCAAGATATTTTGCCTCTCCACCTCTGAGTACAAGCAACCCTCATAAACTCTCTCCTACCGAATCCGCCTCTGTTTCTGCATCAGCTTCCGCTTCCGCGTCCACATCTGTATCTGCAGGCTCTTCATTGAACTCCAACACAACCAACGGTCTCAGTACTACCGGTCTGCCCACACCGGGTGGCGCTGGTGTGGGTGTACCTAtaccatcctcatcctcccgCTCGTCCACCTCTGCTCGCTCCACTGCCTCTGCGTTCCAACCCTTTGGTCAACCATCAACCTCCATCTCGACCAGCGTGAACACCAATACTTCGAGCGGGTTCTCGCCTGTTTCTTCTCCGATAAGAACACCTGCGAGTTTTAGTTGGTTGAGCAGTTCGGCGGGGACAGGCGGTGGAGTGGGGTACGGGTATGAGTTTGGGGGGAGTGTACCGTTGGGAAGTTTGAATGGCGCTGCCAGTGCTTGGGGGCAAAGTGCGGAGAGAAGGGACTAA
- a CDS encoding sugar transporter, putative encodes MMSTVDYKPDSIHVEKTSLPPSSSYHENDTKAADASHIEDMGDKSHHTPAVNIIQNPLRRFAPEKVVEDAKLFANGHNLAEYSDLFGRAALVAREGKHFDTISVLTPEEKTALEYERDHKWHGPRMLWYSIALCAIGAATQGWDQTGSNGANLSFPEEFGIAGEGRDEWIVGAVNSIIFLTAGCIGAFIVDPLNHYLGRRGEIFLTACCLTATPIASAFTHSWQALFAVRFVMGIGIGAKNATVPIFSAEIAPARVRGALVMFWQLWVVAGIFLGFAANVIVKNTGQIAWRLQLASAFIPAFILMLGIWFTPESPRWLMKHGKYDKAFHSFLRLRAHPIIAARDYYYSHVIYQEELSLAKGSNYFSRLWDCFRVPRIRRANYGASTVMLAQQMCGINIISFYSSTIFTDVGYTDTQALYASLGYGAVQVVFTIPTLFMIDTVGRRRLCLITFPLMCIFLLAAGLSLLKDSGSRGSQIGPVVLFVYLFTIAYSLGEGPVAFQYSAEVFPTIQREQGMAWVVFINNFFAGVLSITFPRMRTVMTSTGAFGFYAGLNLIAWGMIFFFVRETKQLTLEEIDQVFSVPTAQFVSYETRVRVPWFFKRYLFFQKHIPTPPPMIGGADDEDDYKNEKGATA; translated from the exons atGATGTCGACGGTTGACTATAAGCCCGACAGCATACACGTCGAGAAgacctctcttcctccttcctcttcctacCATGAGAACGACACCAAGGCCGCTGATGCGTCTCATATTGAGGACATGGGCGACAAGAGCCACCATACGCCAGCGGTCAATATCATTCAAAACCCTTTGAGA CGCTTCGCACCTGAAAAGGTTGTCGAGGATGCCAAGCTTTTCGCCAACGGTCACAATCTTGCTGAATATAGCGATCTTTTTGGCCGGGCTGCCCTTGTTGCTCGAGAAGGCAAGCACTTCGACACCATCAGTGTGCTCACTCCAGAGGAAAAAACTGCTCTTGAGTACGAAAGAGATCACAAATGGCACGGTCCTCGGATGCTCTGGTACTCTATCGCTCTTTGTGCTATCGGTGCTGCCACACAAG GTTGGGATCAAACTGGTTCTAACGGTGCGAACTTGTCTTTCCCAGAAGAATTCGGTATTGCGGGTGAAGGCCGAGACGAATGGATCGTCGGTGCTGTCAAttcaatcatcttcttAACTGCCGGCTGCATTGGTGCATTCATTGTCGACCCTCTTAACCACTACCTCGGTCGTCGAGGTGAAATTTTCCTCACCGCCTGTTGTCTTACCGCCACCCCGATCGCTTCCGCATTCACTCACTCTTGGCAAGCTCTCTTTGCTGTTCGTTTCGTCATGGGCATTGGTATCGGCGCGAAGAACGCTACTgtccccatcttctctgctGAGATTGCTCCCGCTAGGGTTCGAGGTGCTTTGGTGATGTTCTGGCAGCTTTGGGTCGTTGCTG GTATCTTCCTTGGTTTCGCTGCCAATGTTATCGTCAAGAATACCGGCCAGATCGCCTGGCGTCTTCAACTCGCCTCCGCTTTCATTCccgccttcatcctcatgcTCGGTATCTGGTTCACCCCTGAATCTCCTCGTTGGCTCATGAAGCACGGAAAGTACGACAAGGCATTCCACTCTTTCCTGCGTCTGCGAGCCCACCCCATTATTGCGGCAAGGGACTACTACTACTCTCACGTTATCTACCAAGAAGAGCTCTCCTTGGCTAAAGGGTCCAACTACTTTTCTAGGTTGTGGGATTGTTTCAGGGTGCCTAGAATCAGGAGGGCGAACTATGGTGCTTCTACTGTTATGCTCGCTCAGCAGATGTGCGGTATCAACA TCATCTCATTCTACAGTTCAACCATTTTCACGGACGTCGGTTATACTGATACCCAGGCTCTTTATGCCTCTCTGGGTTACGGTGCCGTCCAAGTTGTGTTCACCATCCCTACATTGTTCATGATCGATACCGTTGGTCGAAGGAGGTTGTGTTTAATT ACTTTCCCCCTCATGTGcattttccttctcgcCGCCGgtctctctcttctcaaagACAGCGGCAGCCGTGGCTCTCAAATCGGTCCCGTTGTACTCTTTGTCTACCTCTTCACCATCGCCTATTCTCTCGGTGAAGGACCCGTCGCTTTCCAGTACTCTGCAGAAGTCTTCCCTACTATTCAGCGAGAACAGGGTATGGCTTGGGTGGTGTTCATTAACAACTTCTTTG CCGGTGTCCTTAGTATAACCTTCCCCCGTATGCGAACCGTCATGACATCTACCGGTGCTTTCGGTTTCTACGCGGGTCTCAATTTGATTGCATGGGGAAtgattttcttcttcgttaGGGAGACCAAGCAGTTGACTCTGGAGGAAATCGATC AGGTCTTCTCCGTCCCAACGGCGCAATTCGTATCTTACGAAACCCGAGTCCGCGTCCCCTGGTTCTTCAAGCGataccttttcttccagaAGCACATCCCCACCCCACCACCTATGATTGGCGGcgccgatgatgaggatgactACAAAAATGAGAAGGGGGCGACGGCTTGA